In the Tetrapisispora phaffii CBS 4417 chromosome 7, complete genome genome, one interval contains:
- the JLP2 gene encoding Jlp2p (similar to Saccharomyces cerevisiae JLP2 (YMR132C); ancestral locus Anc_2.400), translating into MVYFYTSQPFPDSIPHQIIVGKDKFENDLLIKYGYRELNYTWFHADNYSSGHVYLKLLEKENSVSDVSSEIVNDCLQLCKSESIQGNKLPQCSILITPWHNLRKNRFMKPGEVSFKSQRACTKRDCFARDTKIMNRLNKTRVELYEDVENILHDAKKSKNPNYFTELIANQRDELLESERLRKAEKKQNKKQQKKREEEWGEDIDSDEISKLAAI; encoded by the coding sequence AtggtttatttttataCATCACAGCCTTTTCCAGATTCAATTCCACACCAGATCATTGTAGGAAAAGACAAATTTGAGAATGatcttctaataaaatatggTTATCGGGAATTGAACTATACATGGTTCCATGCTGATAACTATTCTAGTGGACATGTCTATTTGAAGTTATTAGAGAAAGAGAATTCTGTGAGTGATGTAAGCTCAGAGATTGTTAATGATTGTTTGCAACTTTGTAAATCTGAATCGATCCAAGGTAACAAACTGCCACAATGTAGCATCTTGATCACACCTTGGCATAATTTGAGGAAGAATAGGTTTATGAAACCGGGAGAAGTTTCATTTAAATCACAGAGAGCATGTACAAAACGAGATTGTTTTGCAAGGgatacaaaaataatgaatagaCTAAATAAAACGAGGGTAGAATTGTATGAAGACGTAGAAAATATTCTACATGATGCtaaaaaatctaaaaatCCAAATTATTTCACTGAATTAATTGCAAATCAACGAGATGAATTACTGGAGAGTGAGAGGCTACGAAAAGCAGAAAAGAAGCAAAACAAAAAGCAACAAAAGAAGAGAGAAGAAGAATGGGGAGAAGATATAGATAGCGATGAGATAAGTAAACTAGCTGCTATTTAA